The Bacillota bacterium genome has a segment encoding these proteins:
- a CDS encoding ABC transporter permease, whose product IISSIVLNLPTIGPLLYDALINKDQYLAMTLLLFSSLLLMIGNLLADIALAWVDPRVRYD is encoded by the coding sequence CCATCATCAGTTCCATCGTTTTGAATCTGCCGACCATCGGGCCGCTTCTGTACGATGCGCTCATCAACAAGGACCAGTACCTGGCCATGACGCTACTGCTGTTTTCCAGCTTGCTGCTGATGATCGGGAACCTGCTCGCCGACATCGCCCTCGCATGGGTGGATCCGAGGGTGCGGTACGACTAG